The following are encoded together in the Asticcacaulis sp. genome:
- a CDS encoding DNA translocase FtsK: MSSLTMTVWNAVETHMRAMWQSPLMARLRGAFTALAGFSFFIALATYHAEDPSLNTAGHGDIHNALGSFGAMIADIGSQSIGLAAWPAAALMIYFGLLRTFHPDPDQTRLKLRIHALWATLFVLALSAAIAPIMTSDDPVLKQSFGGFWGSGIHNVLKSVFDFMHLPGSNIIASLIYAGLALLGFNKALSLNMGHYLHLSGVIGGLTHKAVAAMGLGRAATGAGEAVVAKVRRAPKVKVAVDEETFDPPVEEVAAPAFAPRISPNTARTGALPPLDDEMSPYEDPDFLDTMETPVSDIKPIKPSPRAEAEKQPVFDFLRPSNFRLPELSILAKPKARNHSFDEDSLRQNARMLESVLAEFGVRGVIDQIRPGPVVTLYELAPAAGVKGARVVALADDIARNMSARSCRVSIVQGRNAIGIELPNQVRETVYLRDMLASAEFEKAGHSLPMVLGENIGGDPYVTDLAKMPHLLIAGTTGSGKSVGVNAMILSILYRLDPEQCKFIMIDPKMLELSVYDGIPHLLAPVVTDPKKAVVALKWTVKEMEDRYRRMSKVGVRNISNFNERARATAAEGKNFVRKVQTGFDETGQPIYEFDEMVPEPMPYIVVIIDEVADLMMVAGKDIEGAVQRLAQMARAAGIHLIMATQRPSVDVITGTIKANFPTRISFRVTSKIDSRTILGEQGAEQLLGQGDMLYMAGGGRITRLHGPFVSDEEVEAVAQFLRDQGAPQYLEDVTYGGDEEGGSEGGAGEGGGSGDDLYDKAVYFVTFDRKASTSYIQRKLQIGYNRAASLMEKMEQEGVVGPANHVGKRDILVGPPPGH; encoded by the coding sequence ATGTCCAGCCTCACCATGACCGTTTGGAACGCCGTCGAAACCCACATGCGCGCCATGTGGCAATCGCCGCTGATGGCCCGTCTGCGCGGCGCGTTCACGGCCTTGGCCGGCTTTTCCTTCTTTATCGCACTGGCCACCTATCATGCCGAAGACCCCAGCCTGAACACCGCCGGTCATGGCGATATCCATAATGCCCTCGGTTCCTTCGGTGCCATGATCGCCGATATCGGCAGTCAGTCGATCGGCCTGGCGGCCTGGCCCGCCGCCGCGCTAATGATTTATTTCGGCCTGCTGCGCACCTTCCATCCCGATCCTGACCAGACGCGCCTGAAACTGCGCATACATGCTCTGTGGGCCACATTGTTTGTTCTGGCCTTGAGCGCCGCCATCGCCCCGATCATGACCTCGGACGATCCGGTCCTGAAGCAGAGCTTCGGCGGTTTCTGGGGCTCCGGTATCCACAATGTGCTGAAATCGGTCTTCGATTTCATGCACCTGCCGGGCAGCAATATCATCGCCAGCCTGATCTATGCCGGTCTGGCGCTTCTGGGCTTCAACAAGGCCCTGAGCCTGAACATGGGGCATTACCTGCACCTTTCCGGCGTGATTGGTGGCCTGACCCATAAGGCCGTGGCGGCCATGGGCCTTGGCCGCGCCGCCACCGGCGCCGGCGAGGCTGTGGTTGCCAAGGTCAGGCGCGCGCCGAAAGTGAAGGTCGCCGTCGATGAGGAGACCTTCGATCCGCCGGTGGAAGAGGTCGCCGCGCCCGCCTTCGCGCCGCGCATTTCGCCCAATACCGCCCGCACCGGCGCCCTGCCGCCGCTCGATGATGAGATGAGTCCCTACGAAGACCCGGACTTTCTCGATACCATGGAAACGCCAGTTTCGGACATAAAGCCGATCAAGCCATCGCCGCGCGCCGAAGCCGAAAAGCAGCCGGTCTTTGACTTCCTGCGGCCCAGCAACTTCCGTCTGCCGGAACTCAGCATCCTCGCCAAGCCCAAGGCGCGCAACCACAGCTTCGATGAAGATAGTTTGCGCCAGAATGCCCGGATGCTGGAAAGCGTGCTGGCCGAGTTCGGCGTGCGTGGCGTTATCGACCAGATCCGCCCCGGCCCGGTCGTCACCCTCTATGAACTGGCTCCGGCCGCCGGCGTCAAGGGCGCGCGCGTCGTGGCCCTGGCTGACGATATCGCCCGCAACATGTCCGCCCGCTCCTGCCGCGTCTCGATCGTCCAGGGCCGCAACGCCATCGGTATCGAACTGCCCAACCAGGTGCGCGAAACCGTCTATCTGCGCGACATGCTGGCCTCGGCCGAATTTGAGAAGGCGGGTCACAGCCTGCCGATGGTGCTGGGTGAGAATATCGGCGGCGATCCTTACGTCACCGACCTCGCCAAGATGCCCCACCTTCTGATCGCCGGCACCACGGGTTCGGGTAAATCGGTCGGCGTCAACGCCATGATCCTGTCGATCCTCTATCGTCTCGATCCGGAACAGTGCAAGTTCATAATGATCGACCCGAAGATGCTGGAACTCAGCGTCTATGACGGCATTCCGCACCTGCTGGCCCCGGTCGTCACCGATCCGAAAAAGGCCGTGGTGGCGCTGAAATGGACCGTCAAGGAGATGGAAGACCGCTATCGCCGCATGTCCAAGGTCGGCGTGCGGAACATCAGCAATTTCAACGAACGCGCCCGCGCCACCGCCGCCGAGGGCAAGAACTTCGTCCGCAAGGTCCAGACCGGTTTCGACGAGACCGGCCAGCCGATCTATGAGTTCGATGAAATGGTGCCGGAGCCCATGCCCTATATCGTCGTCATCATCGACGAGGTGGCCGACCTGATGATGGTGGCCGGCAAGGATATCGAAGGCGCCGTGCAGCGTCTGGCCCAGATGGCCCGCGCCGCCGGCATCCACCTGATCATGGCCACCCAGCGCCCGTCGGTCGATGTCATCACCGGCACGATCAAGGCCAACTTCCCGACCCGGATTTCCTTCCGGGTCACCTCCAAGATCGACTCCCGCACCATCCTCGGCGAACAGGGCGCCGAACAGCTCCTCGGCCAGGGCGACATGCTTTATATGGCCGGCGGCGGGCGTATCACCCGCCTGCACGGCCCGTTCGTTTCCGACGAGGAAGTCGAGGCCGTGGCGCAATTCCTGCGCGATCAGGGCGCGCCGCAATATCTTGAAGACGTTACCTATGGCGGCGATGAAGAGGGCGGCTCCGAAGGCGGCGCGGGCGAAGGCGGTGGCTCCGGCGACGACCTCTATGACAAGGCCGTCTATTTCGTCACCTTCGATCGCAAGGCCTCGACCTCCTATATCCAGCGCAAGCTCCAGATCGGCTATAACCGCGCCGCCTCGCTGATGGAAAAGATGGAACAGGAAGGCGTGGTCGGCCCCGCCAACCATGTCGGCAAACGCGATATCCTCGTCGGCCCGCCTCCCGGCCACTAG
- the ccmA gene encoding heme ABC exporter ATP-binding protein CcmA, with protein MRCNTLKAGNLPSKLLICFRLCQNHTKPWCEKGYFMGVSLKVEGLSLKKGYNLLIHNLNFEMCGGEIISLTGENGVGKTTLLRTLAGFFIPHVGTISAYENDVQVEPEIWHGSMIHFLGHQEALSPSRTVAQELKFQADFLGGEVSGIEQLNLLSLMDLETRYLSAGQKRRLSFARLLMVKRPLWLLDEPMAPLDVGHRALIAGLMQKHLSEGGIIIAAVHDPLPFETRTLKLERPKAKEREAASV; from the coding sequence TTGCGCTGCAATACCTTGAAGGCGGGTAATCTGCCTTCTAAACTTCTTATTTGTTTTCGTCTATGCCAGAACCATACTAAGCCTTGGTGCGAAAAGGGTTATTTTATGGGTGTGAGTTTGAAAGTGGAAGGTCTGAGCCTGAAAAAAGGCTACAACCTTTTGATTCATAATCTGAATTTTGAGATGTGCGGCGGCGAAATCATTAGCCTGACAGGCGAAAATGGCGTCGGAAAAACGACTCTTTTGCGCACCCTGGCAGGCTTTTTTATACCCCATGTGGGCACGATTTCTGCGTATGAGAATGATGTGCAGGTTGAGCCGGAAATCTGGCATGGCAGCATGATCCATTTCCTCGGCCACCAGGAGGCTTTGAGCCCGTCGCGGACGGTGGCGCAGGAGCTGAAATTCCAGGCGGACTTTCTGGGTGGCGAGGTATCGGGCATCGAACAACTGAACCTTCTGAGTCTTATGGATCTGGAGACGCGTTATCTCTCGGCAGGGCAAAAGCGCCGGTTGTCGTTCGCGCGCCTGCTGATGGTCAAGCGGCCGCTGTGGCTGCTCGATGAGCCGATGGCGCCGCTCGATGTCGGCCATCGGGCGCTGATCGCCGGGCTTATGCAGAAGCATCTATCGGAAGGCGGGATAATCATCGCGGCCGTGCATGATCCGCTGCCATTCGAGACGCGCACCCTCAAGCTTGAACGCCCGAAGGCTAAGGAACGCGAGGCCGCGAGTGTTTGA
- the ccmB gene encoding heme exporter protein CcmB yields the protein MIRPAIALIRRDLGLSLTRGGGPLLAIGFYLTLMAMIPLSLGPDQAILSRIAAGLTWLCLALSSLLSLERLFERDYEDGVFDVLRLGPLPLELIALLKCLSQWLGTGVILSVMTPVVMIILGAPVSLTLMGLVSAFLGSLSFALIGGIGASLALGSRKGGVLMALLVLPFYVPPVIFGAGLMQAMQTSASPWQALAFLAAYALFALALGPIAMGAALRSALS from the coding sequence ATGATCCGCCCCGCCATCGCTCTTATCCGCCGCGATCTCGGCCTGTCGCTGACCCGCGGCGGCGGTCCCTTGCTGGCCATCGGTTTCTACCTGACCCTGATGGCGATGATCCCCTTAAGCCTCGGCCCCGACCAGGCCATCCTGTCGCGTATCGCCGCTGGCCTGACCTGGCTGTGCCTGGCGCTTTCCAGCCTGCTGTCGCTGGAGCGCCTATTCGAGCGCGATTACGAGGATGGCGTATTCGATGTGCTCCGGCTCGGTCCCCTGCCGCTCGAACTGATCGCCCTGCTGAAATGCCTCAGCCAATGGCTCGGCACCGGCGTGATTCTGTCAGTGATGACGCCTGTCGTTATGATCATCCTCGGCGCACCGGTATCGTTGACCCTGATGGGGCTGGTTTCGGCGTTTCTGGGGTCACTCAGCTTTGCCCTGATCGGCGGGATCGGCGCGTCCCTGGCGCTCGGCTCGCGCAAGGGCGGTGTGCTGATGGCATTGCTGGTTTTGCCGTTTTATGTGCCGCCGGTGATCTTCGGCGCCGGCCTGATGCAGGCCATGCAGACAAGCGCATCACCCTGGCAGGCGCTGGCCTTTCTGGCAGCCTATGCCCTGTTTGCTTTAGCGCTTGGTCCCATTGCCATGGGTGCCGCCTTAAGAAGCGCGCTCAGCTAA
- a CDS encoding heme ABC transporter permease: MINFLANPERFTRVTRPLRPWLAGLTAALFVWGLYLCFASPEDYQQGDTVRIMYVHVPAAWMGLTVYAAMGIASFFGLIFRHALADAAAKAMAPIGAVFTGLALLTGALWGMPMWGTPWQWDGRMTSELILFLFYIGYIALHASTEDEVRAARSTAILALVGLVNLPIVHFSVQWWNSLHQGDSIFVKGGPTVAPDMLWPLFVMVAAYHALFAWLFLVRIDSEILARKYRALRARLSFN, encoded by the coding sequence ATGATCAATTTTCTCGCCAATCCGGAACGCTTCACGCGCGTCACGCGGCCCCTGCGGCCGTGGCTGGCGGGCCTGACGGCGGCGCTGTTCGTCTGGGGGCTTTATCTCTGTTTCGCCTCGCCGGAGGATTACCAGCAGGGCGATACGGTGCGGATCATGTATGTCCATGTGCCGGCGGCCTGGATGGGCCTGACCGTCTATGCCGCCATGGGGATCGCCAGCTTCTTCGGCCTGATCTTCCGCCATGCGCTGGCCGACGCGGCCGCCAAGGCGATGGCGCCGATCGGGGCGGTCTTTACCGGCCTGGCCCTTTTGACCGGCGCCCTGTGGGGGATGCCGATGTGGGGCACGCCGTGGCAATGGGATGGCCGCATGACCTCCGAACTGATCCTGTTCCTGTTTTACATCGGCTATATCGCCCTCCATGCCTCGACCGAGGACGAGGTGCGCGCCGCCAGATCGACCGCCATTCTGGCCCTGGTCGGGCTGGTCAATCTGCCGATCGTGCATTTTTCCGTGCAGTGGTGGAACAGCCTGCACCAGGGAGATTCCATTTTCGTCAAGGGCGGCCCGACCGTGGCGCCGGACATGCTGTGGCCTCTGTTTGTCATGGTGGCCGCCTATCATGCCCTGTTCGCCTGGCTGTTCCTGGTGCGGATCGACAGCGAAATCCTGGCCCGAAAGTATCGGGCTTTGCGCGCCCGTTTGAGCTTCAATTAG
- the ccmD gene encoding heme exporter protein CcmD produces MDLDMGKYVVFVWGCYGATAVALGALIMVSLRAQAKRRKVLEALQAAVETK; encoded by the coding sequence ATGGACCTCGATATGGGCAAATATGTCGTCTTCGTCTGGGGCTGCTATGGCGCCACGGCCGTGGCTTTGGGCGCGTTGATCATGGTCTCCTTGCGTGCGCAGGCCAAACGCCGCAAGGTGCTGGAAGCCTTGCAGGCGGCGGTCGAAACCAAATGA
- a CDS encoding DsbE family thiol:disulfide interchange protein: MLFVGLLTVLGYYNFHKKERLEPREMVGKSVPEVVINDLQDGTPASLKALVAGHDKPVLVNVFASWCAPCIAENPQLMALKARGVTIIGIAWKDEPQNTLNFLAQHDNPYAKTLTDPDGKMALALGITGVPETYIVSPDGTITDKIAGPIVPDTFDAVYAEVSGKK, encoded by the coding sequence GTGCTGTTTGTCGGTTTGCTCACCGTGCTGGGCTACTATAATTTCCACAAGAAGGAACGGCTGGAACCGCGCGAAATGGTCGGCAAGTCGGTGCCGGAAGTGGTGATCAACGACCTGCAGGATGGCACGCCGGCCTCATTGAAAGCACTGGTGGCGGGTCATGACAAGCCGGTACTGGTTAACGTCTTCGCCTCGTGGTGCGCGCCGTGCATCGCCGAAAATCCGCAGCTTATGGCGCTGAAGGCCAGGGGTGTAACCATCATCGGCATCGCCTGGAAGGACGAGCCGCAGAACACGCTGAATTTCCTGGCCCAGCACGATAATCCTTACGCGAAAACCCTGACCGATCCGGACGGCAAGATGGCTTTGGCGCTCGGCATTACCGGCGTGCCGGAAACCTATATCGTCAGCCCCGACGGCACCATTACCGACAAGATCGCCGGCCCGATCGTTCCGGATACGTTTGATGCGGTCTATGCCGAGGTCAGCGGCAAGAAATAA
- a CDS encoding response regulator translates to MKPASLERVRFLVVEDNGHMTNIVKTILRGFGAVHIFEARDATEAFHRLKHDAIDIVIVDYQMEVLNGIEFVNLVRKSSDSANRFVPIIMLTAHSERSHVVDARDAGVTEFCCKPVTANELYRKVVSIVDHPRPFVKLNSFFGPERRRRTDAKYEGPERRKERRPEPSGPESDQDALNTAS, encoded by the coding sequence ATGAAACCAGCCAGCCTGGAACGCGTCAGGTTTCTGGTCGTCGAAGACAACGGCCATATGACGAATATCGTGAAGACCATTCTGCGCGGCTTTGGCGCGGTGCATATATTTGAAGCGCGCGATGCGACGGAAGCCTTCCACCGCCTGAAACACGACGCCATCGATATCGTTATTGTCGATTACCAGATGGAGGTGCTGAACGGCATCGAGTTTGTGAATCTGGTGCGCAAGTCGTCGGACAGCGCCAATCGGTTTGTGCCGATCATCATGCTGACCGCGCATTCCGAGCGATCGCATGTGGTGGATGCGCGCGACGCCGGGGTGACGGAATTCTGCTGCAAGCCGGTCACGGCCAATGAGCTGTACCGCAAGGTCGTGTCCATCGTCGATCATCCGCGTCCGTTTGTTAAGCTGAACAGCTTCTTCGGACCGGAACGTCGCCGACGGACGGACGCGAAATACGAAGGCCCTGAACGCCGCAAGGAACGGCGTCCAGAGCCGTCTGGCCCTGAAAGTGATCAGGACGCACTTAACACGGCATCCTGA
- a CDS encoding SlyX family protein — protein MSDRITALEELTAHQAKTIDELSEQVTEQWKVIDRMKRMLERLGERLETMESGTGEVPVTKPPHY, from the coding sequence ATGAGTGATCGCATCACGGCCCTCGAGGAACTGACCGCGCATCAGGCCAAGACCATCGACGAGCTATCCGAACAGGTGACCGAACAGTGGAAGGTGATCGACCGGATGAAACGGATGCTGGAACGCCTGGGCGAACGGCTGGAAACCATGGAATCCGGCACCGGTGAAGTGCCGGTGACCAAGCCGCCGCACTACTAA
- a CDS encoding prephenate dehydratase, with translation MNTQTIRKIAYQGEPGAFSHQAIKRWFGEFTPTPYPTFEAAFAAVRDGECELGMIPVENSVAGRVTDVHHLLPNSGLKIIGERFLPIEMILMGVPETKLENIKVAASHTMALLQCRKALRELNITAEVFHDTAGAARALSETRELDRGVIAPEPAAELYGLKILRRHMEDAQNNTTRFLILTTEDRVVEPAPGIDCMTSFIFRVKNIPASLYKALGGFATNGVNMTKLESYIENGVFASTVFYCDVEGRPTEGGLKQALEELNFFAVDVEILGTYPLDPFRNSEGQR, from the coding sequence ATGAACACGCAAACCATTCGCAAGATCGCCTATCAGGGCGAGCCGGGGGCTTTCAGCCATCAGGCCATCAAGCGCTGGTTTGGCGAATTTACCCCGACGCCTTACCCCACCTTCGAAGCCGCCTTTGCCGCTGTGCGTGATGGTGAATGCGAACTGGGCATGATTCCGGTCGAGAACTCGGTGGCCGGTCGCGTCACCGATGTCCACCACCTTCTGCCCAATTCGGGCCTGAAGATCATCGGCGAGCGCTTCCTGCCGATCGAGATGATCCTGATGGGCGTGCCGGAAACGAAGCTGGAAAATATCAAGGTGGCCGCCTCGCACACCATGGCCCTGCTGCAATGCCGCAAGGCGCTGCGCGAACTGAACATCACCGCCGAGGTCTTTCATGATACCGCCGGTGCGGCGCGGGCGCTTTCGGAAACGCGCGAACTGGACCGTGGTGTCATCGCGCCGGAACCGGCCGCCGAGCTCTATGGCCTGAAGATCCTGCGGCGCCATATGGAAGATGCGCAAAATAACACGACGCGCTTCCTGATCCTGACGACCGAAGACCGCGTGGTCGAGCCCGCGCCCGGCATCGACTGCATGACCAGCTTTATCTTCCGCGTGAAGAATATCCCGGCCTCGCTTTACAAGGCGCTGGGCGGTTTCGCTACCAATGGCGTCAACATGACCAAGCTGGAGAGCTATATCGAAAACGGCGTCTTCGCCTCGACCGTCTTCTACTGCGATGTCGAGGGGCGCCCGACCGAAGGCGGGCTGAAACAGGCGCTGGAAGAGCTGAACTTCTTCGCCGTCGATGTCGAGATTCTGGGCACCTATCCGCTTGATCCATTCCGTAACTCGGAGGGCCAGAGATGA